In the genome of Sorangium aterium, one region contains:
- a CDS encoding cytochrome P450 family protein, whose protein sequence is MVDQDAFPELFHPSSRAEPHAIYARMRAAGRLHRLIHPRLDVPIWVAMRHDDCVELLKDPRLIRDVHKLPAEVRRRYFPLSERTTFMDRHMLDADPPDHTRLRGLVQRAFSPRMMEGLRPRIQAIADGLIDAVIDRRRMELVADFAFPLPTGVIAELLGLPVEDRDRFRRWTKVLLAPAKDREFVERGQSAVEEFGAYFRALFDARRKAPRDDMISGLVLAEEQEHKLSPIELSSMVFLLLVAGHETTVHLIASGMLLLLSHPAERRRLAEDPGLVGSAVEEALRCEGPAELSTIRWALEDIELFGARVPAGEGVAAGLLAANRDPEHFPDPDRFDIGRSPNRHIAFGSGIHFCLGAMLARIEAAIAFSTLLRRLPRIELATSPRDIVWSEWPVIRGPAAVPVVF, encoded by the coding sequence ATGGTCGACCAGGACGCTTTTCCGGAGCTGTTCCATCCGAGCAGCCGCGCCGAGCCTCACGCGATCTACGCGCGCATGCGCGCCGCGGGGCGCCTGCATCGCCTCATTCACCCCCGCCTCGACGTGCCCATCTGGGTGGCCATGCGTCACGACGACTGCGTGGAGCTCCTCAAGGATCCGCGCCTGATCCGCGACGTCCACAAGCTCCCTGCCGAGGTGCGCCGGCGTTACTTCCCGCTCAGCGAGCGCACGACCTTCATGGATCGGCACATGCTCGACGCCGATCCGCCGGATCACACGCGGCTCAGGGGCCTCGTCCAGCGGGCCTTCTCGCCGCGGATGATGGAAGGGCTGCGCCCGCGCATCCAGGCGATCGCGGACGGGCTCATCGACGCCGTGATCGACCGGCGCCGGATGGAGCTCGTGGCAGACTTCGCTTTTCCGCTCCCCACCGGGGTGATCGCCGAGCTCCTCGGCCTCCCCGTCGAGGATCGCGACCGGTTCCGCCGGTGGACCAAGGTCCTCCTCGCGCCCGCGAAAGATCGCGAGTTCGTGGAGCGCGGGCAGTCCGCGGTGGAGGAGTTCGGGGCGTACTTCCGGGCGCTCTTCGACGCGCGCCGCAAGGCCCCGCGCGACGACATGATCAGCGGCCTCGTGCTCGCCGAGGAGCAGGAGCACAAGCTGAGCCCGATCGAGCTCTCGAGCATGGTGTTCCTCCTGCTCGTCGCGGGCCACGAGACCACCGTGCACCTCATCGCGAGCGGCATGCTCCTCCTGCTCTCGCACCCCGCGGAGCGGCGCCGGCTGGCCGAGGACCCCGGGCTCGTCGGCTCCGCAGTGGAAGAGGCGCTGCGCTGCGAGGGGCCGGCAGAGCTCTCGACGATCCGCTGGGCGCTCGAGGACATCGAGCTGTTCGGCGCCCGCGTGCCGGCGGGAGAGGGGGTCGCGGCGGGGCTCCTGGCCGCGAACCGGGATCCGGAGCACTTTCCGGATCCAGACCGCTTCGACATCGGCCGCTCGCCGAACCGGCACATCGCCTTCGGGAGCGGGATCCACTTCTGCCTGGGCGCGATGCTCGCGCGGATCGAGGCGGCGATCGCCTTCTCGACGCTCCTCCGGAGGCTGCCGCGCATCGAGCTCGCCACCTCGCCCCGCGACATCGTGTGGAGCGAGTGGCCCGTGATCCGCGGCCCGGCGGCGGTTCCTGTGGTGTTCTGA
- a CDS encoding metallophosphoesterase family protein, translated as MKFVHAADLHIDSPLRGLDRYPGAPVEQIRGATRRALENLVNLCLAEEVDLLLLAGDIYDGDWKDYSTGLFFAAQLSRLRAAKVEVVLLYGNHDAESNITRHLELPENARRLDPRRPESIVFDRLGIAVHGQSFATKAVTDDLAAGYPDARAGLFNIGMLHTCLGGREGHDNYAPCSLNTLVGKRYDYWALGHVHTREVLSRDPYIAFPGNLQGRHARETGEKGALLVAVDEGRITSVEHRPLDVVRWCACEVDLSPAASADDIVDLTREELERRLAEADGRTLAARVFLCGATKAHAALRADFERWMGQIRAIANDLGGALWIERVLSRTISPLQVGALDERDDAIGQLTRSLRALRDDEAGLSSLLREFASLRNKLPVEAREGDDAIRLDDPSFLREALDDVEHTLISRLLGASDAP; from the coding sequence ATGAAGTTCGTCCACGCCGCCGACCTCCACATCGACAGCCCCCTCCGCGGGCTCGACCGTTACCCGGGCGCCCCCGTCGAGCAGATCCGCGGGGCGACCCGCCGCGCGCTCGAGAACCTCGTGAACCTCTGCCTCGCCGAGGAGGTCGACCTCCTGCTCCTCGCGGGCGACATCTACGACGGCGACTGGAAGGACTACAGCACAGGCCTGTTCTTCGCCGCGCAGCTCTCCCGGCTGCGCGCCGCCAAGGTGGAGGTCGTGCTCCTCTATGGCAACCACGACGCCGAGAGCAACATCACGCGTCACCTGGAGCTCCCCGAGAACGCCCGGCGGCTCGATCCCCGCCGCCCCGAGTCCATCGTCTTCGATCGGCTCGGGATCGCCGTCCACGGACAGAGCTTCGCGACCAAGGCCGTCACCGACGATCTCGCCGCGGGTTATCCGGACGCGCGGGCAGGCCTCTTCAACATCGGCATGCTCCACACCTGCCTGGGCGGCCGCGAGGGCCACGACAACTACGCTCCTTGCAGCCTGAACACCCTCGTCGGGAAGCGATACGATTACTGGGCGCTCGGCCACGTGCACACCCGGGAGGTGCTCTCGCGCGATCCGTACATCGCGTTCCCCGGCAACCTCCAGGGCCGCCACGCCCGCGAGACCGGCGAGAAGGGCGCCCTGCTCGTCGCGGTGGACGAGGGCCGCATCACCTCGGTCGAGCACCGCCCCCTCGACGTCGTGCGCTGGTGCGCCTGCGAGGTCGATCTCTCCCCGGCCGCGAGCGCCGACGACATCGTGGATCTGACGCGGGAGGAGCTCGAGCGGCGCCTCGCCGAGGCGGACGGGCGCACGCTGGCCGCGCGGGTCTTCCTGTGCGGCGCGACGAAGGCGCACGCCGCGCTCCGCGCCGATTTCGAGCGCTGGATGGGGCAGATCCGCGCGATCGCCAACGACCTCGGCGGCGCGCTCTGGATCGAGCGCGTCCTCTCCCGGACGATCTCGCCGCTCCAGGTGGGCGCGCTGGACGAGCGGGACGACGCGATCGGCCAGCTCACGCGGTCGCTGCGCGCGCTGCGCGACGACGAGGCGGGCCTGTCCTCGCTGCTGCGCGAGTTCGCGAGCCTCAGGAACAAGCTGCCCGTCGAGGCGCGCGAGGGAGACGACGCGATCCGCCTCGACGACCCGTCGTTCCTGCGCGAGGCGCTCGACGACGTGGAGCACACGCTGATCTCGCGGCTGCTCGGCGCGAGCGACGCGCCCTGA